The window CCTCGGGGCGGGGGTGCCGCTTAGGGGCTCGAGGAGGGCGAAGACCCGCTCCCTGAAGGCCTCCGCCGTGCGGTAATGCTCCGGCCTGGCCTCGGCCTGGACGGCGAGCAGGGTGCGGAAGGGCACGGCTAGAGGGCCGTGGCCCCGCCGTCCACGGGGAGGACGGCCCCGGTGACGTAGTCCGAGAACTTCTCCAGGAACATCAGGCGCCTCCGTAGTAGTTCTTGTACTGCTCCCTTAAGGCCCGCTTGAGGAACTTGCCCGCGGATGTCCTCGGGATCTCCTCCGCGAAGACGTAGGCGTCGGGGAGCTGCCACTTGGCGAAGCCGGCCTTTAGGAGGTGCTCGTTCAGCTCCTCCGGGGTGGGCTTCTCGCCCCTGGGCACCACCACCGCCAGGGGCCTCTCCTGCCACTTGGGGTGGGGGATGGCCACCACCGCCGCCTCCTTCACCTTGGGGTGGCCCATGAGGGCGTTCTCCAGGTCCACGCTGGAGATCCACTCCCCGCCCGACTTGATCAGGTCCTTGAGCCGGTCCTTGATCTCAACGTACCCCTCCTCGTCCCAGACGGCGATGTCCCCGGTGCGGAAGAAGCCGTCCGGGGTGAGGGCGCTCCGCGTGGCCTCCTCGTTTCCGTAGTAGCCCCCGGTGATCCAGGGGCCCTTGAGCTGGACCTCCCCCAGGGCCTTCCCGTCCTTGGGCACGGGGCGGCCCTCCTCGTCCGCCACCCTTAGGCGCACCAGGGGGATGGGGAGGCCCGTCTTGGCCTTGAGGGTGAGCTTCTCCTCCTCGGAGAGGGACTCCAGGTGGCTTTTTACGAAGTTCTGCACCACCACCGGGGAGGTCTCGGTGAGGCCGTAGCCCTGGCGCACCTCCACGCCCATCCGCTCAAAGCGGGCGATGAGGCTCCTGGGCGCGGCCGAGCCCCCCACCACGAGCCGCCTCAGGGTCTTCAGGCGGTGGCCCGTGCTTTCCAGGTAGTCCGCCAGGGCGAGCCAGACCGTGGGCACCCCGGCGGTGAAGGTCACCCCCTCCCCGTCAAAGAGCTCCACCAGGGAGGCGGGGTCCAGCCTGGGCCCGGGCAGGACCTGTTTGGCCCCCACCAGGGTGGCGGCGTAGGGCAGGCACCAGGCGTTCACGTGGAACATGGGGACCACCGGCAAGACCACGTCCTTCTCCGAGAGGGCGGTGCCGTCAACGAGGCTTGCCGCCAGGGAGTGGAGGACCAAAGCCCGGTGGCTGTAGACCACCCCCTTGGGGAGGCCCGTGGTCCCCGTGGTGTAGGCCATGCCGCAGGCGGCCCGCTCCGGCACCCGCACGGGGTCCGCCTCCTCCCCCAGGGCCTCCTCGTAGGCCAGGTAGCCCTCCGGGGCCTTCTCGTCCATGACCACGAAGTGCTGCACCGTCTTGAGCTCGCCCCGTATGGCCTCCACCAGGGGCAGGAGGTTGGGGTCAAAGAGGAGGACCTTGTCCTCGGCGTGGTTCAGGATGTAGGCGATCTCCTTGGGGGAGAGGCGGGGGTTGGCGGTGTGGAGCACCGCCCCCATGCCGGGGACGGCGAAGTAGGCCTCGAGGTGGCGGAAGTGGTTGAAGCCCAGGGTGGCCACCCGGTCCCCCACGCCCACCCCGAGGGCCCTAAGCCCCCCCATGAGCCTCCTGGCCCTTTGGTAGACCTCGGCGTAGGTGGTGCGGTGGACCTCCCCGGTGTGGAGGCGGGAGACCACCTCCTTCCTACCGAAAAGCGCCGCCGCCCGCTCCAAAAAGTCCCAGAGGTTCAGCTCCTCGTCCATCATGGTGCTTGGGAACGCGTTCATCCTTTCCCCCTCCATTGGGTTAGACCCAGTATAACCCTTAGGCGCCCGGGGAGGGCCTCCGCCGCACCGTGGTCACGAACTCCCTTCCTGCACCACCTTGGCCCTTTGGTTGTAGACCCGGACCCGCTGCACCAGGATGCCCCGGTCGGGCTTGGAGGTCTCCCGCTTCTCCAGGATCTCGCTCTTCCCCGCACCGTGTCCCCGATGAGGACGGGCTTGAGGAACTTGTAGTTCCGGATCTCCAGCCAGGCGATACGCCCGCCCCTCCCGTCAAGCCCCGCGGGCGAGTAGGTCCAAGACGATGAAGAGGAACATCCCCAGGCTTACGCCCACGTTGGCCTGGAAGAAGGCCACCTCCACCTTGGAGAGGTCCTCGGGGGAGACGAGGCGGTGCTCCAGGAGGAGAAGCCCTCCCACCAGGAGAAGGCCCAGGTAGTAGAGGGGCCCGGCGCCGTAGCTCACCCCGGCCCAGAGGAAGGCGAGCCAGGCCAAGAGGTGGCTTGCCCGGGCCACCCGGAGGGCCTGGGGGATCCCGAAGCGGGCGGGGATGCTCTTTACCCCATGGGCCCGGTCAAAGGCGTAGTCCTGGGTGGCGTAGAGGATGTCAAACCCGGCGATCCAAAGCCCCACCCCCGCCCAAAGGGCGTAGGCCGTGGGGGCGAAGCTCCCCGTGACGGCGATCCACCCCCCGGCGGCCGCCGCCCCGATGGTGAGGCCCAGGACGTAGTGGCACAGCCAGGTGAAGCGCTTCGTGTAGCTGTAGAAGACGAGGAAGAAGACGGCCACGGGGAGGAGCCTGGCGGTGAGGGGGTTGAGGTTGAGCCCGGCGTAGACCAGGAGGAGGAGGCCGAGGAGGGCGAGGGCCAGGGTCTCCCCGGGCTTGACGAGCCCCCTGGGCAGGTGGCGGTTTTGGGTCCTGGGGTTTAAGGCGTCCAGCCGCCAGTCAATGAGGCGGTTCAGGGCCATGGCCATGGTCCTCGCCCCCACCATGGCCAGGGTGACGAGGAGGAAGGTCGGCCACCCCGGCCAGCCTCCGGCCGCGAGGAGCATCCCCCCGTAGGCGAAGGGGAGGGCGAAGAGGGTGTGCTCAAAGCGGACGAGCTCCAGGTAGAGCCTAAGGCGCCTCATCTCCTCTTTCCCCGCGGGCGCGGGGGTCATCCTTTGCGCACCTCGAGGATCCGGTTCCTCTCGTCCACCAGGACCACGGTGGGCTTGAGGTTCCTCGCCTCTTCCTCGTCAAAGACGCCGTAGGCCACGAGGATAACCAGGTCCCCGGGCTTCACCAGGTGGGCCGCGGCCCCGTTGATCCCGATGACGCCGGACCCCCGTTCCCCGGGAAGGGCGTAGGTGGTGAGCCGGGCCCCGTTGGTGATGTCGTAGATGTCCACCTGCTCAAAAGGAAGGATCCCGGCGGCGTCCAGGAGGTCCTGATCCACCGTCACCGAGCCCACGTAGTGGAGGTCGGCCTGGGTCACGGTGGCCCGGTGGATCTTGGCGTGGAACATCACCCTCTTCACGAGGTCTAAGTTTAGGGCACGGCCGTGATTTGGGCAACGCGCCCCTTGCTTTCGTAAACTTTCTTAGTTTATTTTGGTTTACGAACATGGCGTGGCCCGATCTGGACCCTCCTCGCCTGGCCGAAAGGCCCTTGAGCCTACAGGAAGCCCTTTTTGTCCTCGAGGCCCCACCCGAGGCCCTGCCTGCTTTGGCGGAGGCGGCCATCCGGGTCAAGGAGTACTTTTTCGGACGGCGGCTCAAGCTGGTCCGTCTTCTCAACGTTAAAAGCGGCTTCTGCCCAGAGGACTGCGCCTACTGCGCCCAGTCCGCTAGATCCCAAGCCGCCATCGCCCGGTACCCCCTGCTCTCCTTGGAGGAGATCTTGGAGAGGGCCGAGGAGGCCCAACGCCTTTCTGCCCGCCGCTTCTGCTTAGTGGCCGCCTTGCGGGGGCCTACCCCTAAGGTTTTGGAGCGCCTCGGTGAGGCCGCGCAAGCCATCAAGGCGCGCTTTCCCCTTGAGCTTTGCGCCTCCTTAGGGCTCTTGGAAGAGGGTATGGCGGAGGCCTTAAAGGCGGCGGGTTTTGACTACTACAACCACAACCTCAACACCGCCCCAAGCCTTTACCCTAGGATCGCCACCACCCACACCTACCAGGACCGCTTGTGGACCCTAAAGCGGGCTAGGGAAGCGGGGCTAAAGCTCTGTTCGGGGGTCATCCTGGGGATGGGGGAAGGTCCCAAGGAGGTGTACGAGATGGCCTTGGCCCTGAGGGAGCTAGGGGTAGAGAGCCTTCCCGTGAACTTTCTCCTGCCCATCCCCGGCACCCCCTTAGGGGATGGCCGCACGGTGGCGGGGCTTACCCCCGAGCGTGCCTTGAAGGCCCTGATCCTCTTCCGTCTTTTGAACCCCAAGGCCGAGCTCCGCGCCTCGGCGGGGCGGGAAAGGTATCTGGGCCCGTACGAGCCCCTGGCCTTCCGGATGGTGAACAGCATCTTCCTCCAGGGCTACCTTACCCAGCCGGGGAGCCCTTGGGAGCGGGACAGGGCCCTGTGGGAAAGCCTGGACCTTGATGTGGAGGAGGGAGCGTGCGGCTAATACCACCCCACGCTGGTCCAAAGCCTGCGGTGCGGGGCGCCTGGAGGCCCTAGGGGTTGGCGCCCGCCCGTGTGCCTAGGTCGGCTTTGGCGGCGGGTCTTGAGGCCCAGGGAGGAAGCCTAGCGGCGGGCTAGGCTTCCTCCCTGGGCTCGGGGAGAAGCCCCTCCACGAAGAGGGTCTTGGCCTGGGTGTAGAGCACCTGGCCCGGGGCGGCCTTCCTGGGCCGCCACACGTGCTTTTTCCGGGTGTAGTCCACCGGGACCTGCCTCTCTCCCCGGGCCTTGGAGTGGTAGGCGGCGAGCCTCGCGGCGAAGAGGAGGTCCTCCAGGGGCGGGTTCTTCCCCTCGGTTTTCAGGATCACGTGGCTTCCCGGCACCCCTTGGGCGTGGAACCAGAGGTCCTCGGAGTGGGCGGCCCGGGTGAGGAGGTCGTTCTCCTTGGCGTTCCGGCCCACCAGGACCAAAAACCCGGAAGGGGAGGTGTAGCGGAGGCCGACCTTAAGGCCCTTCTCCCCCTTGGGCCTTTGCGCGAGGGCGAGGAGGCCCTCCAGGTCCAGGGTCCTAAGCCTTTCCTTCTCCGCCTCCAGCTCTCGGATCCGGGCCTCGGTCTTGGGGATGAGGTCCAGGGCCTTTTCCGCGAGCTCCTCCAGGCGCCTCGCCCGGTCGTAGAGCTTCCGGGCGTTCTCCTGGGGGGAGAGGGCGGGGTCTAAGGGGATTTCCACGGGCTTCCCGTCAAAGCCCTCGAGGACCACCTTTTCCGCCCCCTTGGGCACCTCCTTGAGCCGGGCGAGGAGGAGGTCGGCCCGCCTCCTCAGGGCCTCGGCCTCCTCCAGGCGCTCTAGGGCCTCCTGGTAGTCGCCAAGCCTCGCCTTGAGCGTCCGGATCTCCCGGTCCAGGGCCTCGAGGAGGGGCTTCCTTAAGGCCTCCTTCTCCTCCTCGGCCCAGCGCCGCCTCAGCTCCTCGGAAAGCTCGGTGCGCAAGGAGGGGTCCTCCACCAGGGTCTTGAGGGCCCGGTACACCCGCCCAAGCCCCGCCTCGTCCAGGGGGGTCTCGGGGGTGAGGCCCGCCCTCCGGGCGAGCTCCCTTAGGAGCTCCTGCCCCACCCCGTCCACGTGCCGGATCACCTCCTTGAGGGGCTTGCCCAGGAGGGGGAGGAGGTCTTCCTCGGCAAGCGTCCTCGGGTCCAGCTTCCGGTAGGGGGGCGGGGGGGTGTAGGGGAGGCCGGGCCTCAGCTCCCGGTAGCGGTTCACCTCCTTGGTGATGACCCGGTCCACCCCGAGGATCCGGCCCTCCTCGTCCAGGAGGAGGAGGTTGGCGTTCCGCCCCGTGGCCTCGAGGACGAGGACCGAAGGGGGGGCGTCCACGAAGCCCTTCTCCCCGGCGAAGCGGAAGAAGGCCACCCGGTCCAGCTTGAGCTGGCTTGCCTCCACCAGGGGCCCCTTGACCCGGGCCTGGAGCTGGCGCTGGAAGGGGGTCTTGGGCTCCCCCTGGAGCCTCCCCGGCTCCAGGGCGAGGCTCGGGGTGGGCGGGCGGTAGTGGAGGACGAGGTTGAAGAGCCGCCCCGTCCGGCCCTTGAGGAGGATGGCCGCCGTCCCCTCCTCGGGGAAGGCGAGGCCGAGGTTCTGGGCGGGGAGCTCCTTCTCAAGCTCCCGCAAGACGGCGTGGATCAGGAGGCCTTCCATCGCCTAAGGGCCACGAGAAAGGCGGTGTGCCCCACCTGCTGGAACCGGGGGTGGGCCACGGGAAGCCTGACCTCCCACTCCCGCCAGCCCACCTCCAAGACCCTTTCCAGCCGGAAGGGGTGGGCCTCAGCGGCCCGGACGAGCTCCAGGACCTGGGTGATGTTGGGCAGGTAGGCCACGAGAAACCGGTCCGGCTTCAGGGCCAGGGCCGCCTTCTCCAGGGCCTTCCAGGGCTCCATCAGGTCCAGGGCCACCCCGTCGTAGGCCGCCTCCTCCAGCTCCGCCTCCTCAAGCTTTCCCAGGTGGAAGCGGACGTTCTCCACCTGCCAGAAGGCCCGGACGTTCCGTTCCGCCTGGGCCAGGTGGTGGGGCCTGGCCTCGTAGCTTTCCACCAGGCCCTTCTCCCCCACGGCCCGGGCCAGGAAGAGGGTGAGGCCCCCGGAGCCCGTGCCCGCCTCGAGGACCCGCATCCCCGGGGCGAGGTCCAGGAGGGTCACCATGGCGCTCGCGTCCTTGGGGTAGGTGGGGGTGGCGCTCCGCTTCATGTGGAGGAGGTACTCCTCCAGGGTCGGGCGGTGGACGGAAAGCTCCTCCCCCAGGTGGGTCCGCACCACCCCCCCGGGGCCCGCCTCGAGGAGGGCCTCGTGGGGGACGCTCCCCTTGTGGTGGTGGAAGACGCCCCCTTCCTTGGGGAAGACCAGGTAGGCCCGGCCCTTGCGGTCTTTGAGGAGTAGCGGTCCCGGCCACGCCACGGGGCACCTCCTCGGGAGGCCTAAAGGGCCTCGGCGAGGGCCAGGTAGTCCCGGTACCGCTCCAGGTCAAAGGGGTTCGGGAGGCGGAAGGGCCCCACGAAGACCGAGGGGGTGCCGGGCAGGCCGAGCCTCTCCGCCAGCGCCCGGTCCGCCTCCACCGGGGCCCGGGAGGCGGGGTCCTCGAGGCAGGCCTGGAAGGCCTTGGGGTCCAAGCCGAGCCGCCTCGCCAGGGCCGGGTAGTCCCACCCGGACCCCGCCATGAGGAGGTCGTGGTAGGCCCAGAAGGCCCCCTGGGCCGCGGCGCACTCGCTGGCCACCGCCGCGGGCACCGCCTCGGGGTGGATCTCGTAGAGGGGAAAGTGGCGGTAGGCGAGGCGGAGCCGCCCTTCCCGGGCCATGGCCTTGAGGGCGGGGAGGACCTCCCGGGCGAGGCGCTGGCAGTAGGGGCACTGGAAGTCGGAGAAGACCCGGACCACCACCCCCTTCTCCCCGAGGACGTGCCGGTCCTCCCCGAAGAGGGCCTCCTCTGTGAGGAGGGGCCGCACCTCCATCTCGGCCCAGGCCCCCACGGCGAGCTTGAGGAGGAAGGCGCCCTCCACGTTGAGCTCCACGGGGCCCCGGCGGAGGAGGGCTTGGTTCTTCCCGTACCAGGCCACGAAGCCCTGGGCGTGGCCCGGCACCCCCGTGGCCGCGGAGAGGATCCGGCCCATGAGGCTTGCGTTCACCGGGCCCTCGTAGCGCACGGCGTAGAGGCGGCCGGACCTGGCCTCCGTCTGGATCCGGGCCCCTTCCGGCAGGGGGCCGGGGGAGAAGCGCTCCAGGGGGGCGGCGATCTGGGCCCAGGCGGCCCCCAGGCCGAGGAGGAGGACGGCGAGGCGCTTCATAGCTTGACGAAGTGCTCCACGGGCAGGACGAAGACCACGGCGCCGCCCACCTGCACCTCCACCGGCTGGGCCAGGAAGGGGTCGGGGGCCTCGGCGAAGGGGAGGCCCCGGGAGACGAGGCGGGTGCGGGTGCGGCACTTCTCCTTGATGAGCTCCAGCACCTCGGGAACCTTCTCGTCCTCCAGGCCGATGAGCAAGGTGGTGTTCCCCTCCCTCAGAAACCCCCCCGTGGAGGCGAGCTTGGTGGACTGGAAGCCCCGCTCCAGGAGGGCCTTGGTGAGCCCGGGGGCGTCCGTGTCCTGGACGATGGCGATGACCAGCTTCATTGGGGCCTATTGTACACGGAGGGCGGGGGGCTTGGGGCCGGGAGGGCTCCAGAACCCTACCCCCGGGGGGCCTTCTGGTGCCAGTCCTGAAGGCTCTGCACCCTAAGGCCGCTTTCCCGCGCCCGCAGGATGGCCTTCAGGCTCCACCACGCCCCCTCCCGGGTGGTGATGAAGGGGAGGCCCCGCTCCACGGCCCGCCTCAGCTCGGGGTCGGGGACGAGGCTTATCAGGAGGTCGTAGTCCTCTCCCTCGGTGAGGGCGAAGCCTGCCTCCTGGTAGAGGGCCTTGAGGTCCTCCAGCCCCTCCCCGATGAACCGCACCCGGCCCGAAAGGGGGAGGCGTTGCCCGGCCCCGAGCTCCGCCTTGTAGTAGGCGAGGTAGGGGTCCTGGTCTATCCCCATGCTCTCCCCCGTGGAGCGCATCTCCGGCCCGAGCTCGGGGATGACCCCGGGGAACTTGATCCAGGGGATGACCACCTCCTTGGCGGCGTAGTAGGGGGGGACGGGGTCCAGGTCGCGCACGCCGAGCTCTTTTAGGGTCTTCCCCACGGCGATGAGGGCGGCGAGCTTGGCCAGGGGGACGCCGATGGCCTTGGAGACGAAGGGTACGGTGCGGGAGGCGCGGGGGTTGGCCTCGAGGACGTACACCTCCTCCCCCACCACGGCGTACTGCACGTTCAGAAGCCCCCGCACCCCGAGGGCGAGGGCCAGGCGGCGGGTGTAGTCCCGGACCTTCTTCAGGGCCTCCTCGGGGACGTGGACGGGGGGAAGGAGGGTGGCCGAGTCCCCGGAGTGGACCCCGGCCCGCTCCACGTGCTCCATGATCCCGGCCACCATGACCTCCTGCCCGTCCGAGAGGGCGTCCACGTCCAGCTCTACGGCCCCCTCCAGGAAGCGGTCCAGGAGGATGGAGGGCCTCTCCTCCAGGGGGGCGTAGACCTCCTCCAGGTAGCGCTTAAGCTCCCCCTCGTCCCGCACCACCTGCATGGCCCGCCCCCCCAGGACGTAGCTCGGGCGGACGAGGAGGGGGAAGCCCACCTCCGGGGCGAGCCTCAGGGCCTCCTCGGGGCTTTGGGCCACCCGGCCCTCGGGCTGGGGGATGCCGAGCCTCTGGCAGAGGGCGTGGAAGGCCTCCCGGTCCTCCGCCTGGTGGATGGCGCTAAAGGGGGTGCCGAGGAGCCTCACCCCGGCCTCCTCCAGGCCCTTGGCGAGCTTCAGGGGGGTCTGCCCCCCCAGGGTGGCGATGACCCCGATGGGCTTCTCGTGCTCCACGATGTTGAGGACGTCCTCCAGGGTCAAGGGCTCAAAGTAGAGGCGGTCGGCGGTGTCGTAGTCGGTGGAGACGGTCTCCGGGTTGGAGTTCACCATGATGGTCTCGTACCCCGCCTCCTTCAGGGCCCAGACGGCGTGGACCGTGGCGTAGTC of the Thermus thermophilus HB8 genome contains:
- a CDS encoding long-chain fatty acid--CoA ligase — translated: MNAFPSTMMDEELNLWDFLERAAALFGRKEVVSRLHTGEVHRTTYAEVYQRARRLMGGLRALGVGVGDRVATLGFNHFRHLEAYFAVPGMGAVLHTANPRLSPKEIAYILNHAEDKVLLFDPNLLPLVEAIRGELKTVQHFVVMDEKAPEGYLAYEEALGEEADPVRVPERAACGMAYTTGTTGLPKGVVYSHRALVLHSLAASLVDGTALSEKDVVLPVVPMFHVNAWCLPYAATLVGAKQVLPGPRLDPASLVELFDGEGVTFTAGVPTVWLALADYLESTGHRLKTLRRLVVGGSAAPRSLIARFERMGVEVRQGYGLTETSPVVVQNFVKSHLESLSEEEKLTLKAKTGLPIPLVRLRVADEEGRPVPKDGKALGEVQLKGPWITGGYYGNEEATRSALTPDGFFRTGDIAVWDEEGYVEIKDRLKDLIKSGGEWISSVDLENALMGHPKVKEAAVVAIPHPKWQERPLAVVVPRGEKPTPEELNEHLLKAGFAKWQLPDAYVFAEEIPRTSAGKFLKRALREQYKNYYGGA
- the mqnP gene encoding menaquinone biosynthesis prenyltransferase MqnP, translated to MRRLRLYLELVRFEHTLFALPFAYGGMLLAAGGWPGWPTFLLVTLAMVGARTMAMALNRLIDWRLDALNPRTQNRHLPRGLVKPGETLALALLGLLLLVYAGLNLNPLTARLLPVAVFFLVFYSYTKRFTWLCHYVLGLTIGAAAAGGWIAVTGSFAPTAYALWAGVGLWIAGFDILYATQDYAFDRAHGVKSIPARFGIPQALRVARASHLLAWLAFLWAGVSYGAGPLYYLGLLLVGGLLLLEHRLVSPEDLSKVEVAFFQANVGVSLGMFLFIVLDLLARGA
- the panD gene encoding aspartate 1-decarboxylase, with translation MFHAKIHRATVTQADLHYVGSVTVDQDLLDAAGILPFEQVDIYDITNGARLTTYALPGERGSGVIGINGAAAHLVKPGDLVILVAYGVFDEEEARNLKPTVVLVDERNRILEVRKG
- the bioB gene encoding biotin synthase BioB — encoded protein: MAWPDLDPPRLAERPLSLQEALFVLEAPPEALPALAEAAIRVKEYFFGRRLKLVRLLNVKSGFCPEDCAYCAQSARSQAAIARYPLLSLEEILERAEEAQRLSARRFCLVAALRGPTPKVLERLGEAAQAIKARFPLELCASLGLLEEGMAEALKAAGFDYYNHNLNTAPSLYPRIATTHTYQDRLWTLKRAREAGLKLCSGVILGMGEGPKEVYEMALALRELGVESLPVNFLLPIPGTPLGDGRTVAGLTPERALKALILFRLLNPKAELRASAGRERYLGPYEPLAFRMVNSIFLQGYLTQPGSPWERDRALWESLDLDVEEGACG
- a CDS encoding Rqc2 family fibronectin-binding protein is translated as MEGLLIHAVLRELEKELPAQNLGLAFPEEGTAAILLKGRTGRLFNLVLHYRPPTPSLALEPGRLQGEPKTPFQRQLQARVKGPLVEASQLKLDRVAFFRFAGEKGFVDAPPSVLVLEATGRNANLLLLDEEGRILGVDRVITKEVNRYRELRPGLPYTPPPPYRKLDPRTLAEEDLLPLLGKPLKEVIRHVDGVGQELLRELARRAGLTPETPLDEAGLGRVYRALKTLVEDPSLRTELSEELRRRWAEEEKEALRKPLLEALDREIRTLKARLGDYQEALERLEEAEALRRRADLLLARLKEVPKGAEKVVLEGFDGKPVEIPLDPALSPQENARKLYDRARRLEELAEKALDLIPKTEARIRELEAEKERLRTLDLEGLLALAQRPKGEKGLKVGLRYTSPSGFLVLVGRNAKENDLLTRAAHSEDLWFHAQGVPGSHVILKTEGKNPPLEDLLFAARLAAYHSKARGERQVPVDYTRKKHVWRPRKAAPGQVLYTQAKTLFVEGLLPEPREEA
- the trmI gene encoding tRNA (adenine(58)-N(1))-methyltransferase TrmI is translated as MAWPGPLLLKDRKGRAYLVFPKEGGVFHHHKGSVPHEALLEAGPGGVVRTHLGEELSVHRPTLEEYLLHMKRSATPTYPKDASAMVTLLDLAPGMRVLEAGTGSGGLTLFLARAVGEKGLVESYEARPHHLAQAERNVRAFWQVENVRFHLGKLEEAELEEAAYDGVALDLMEPWKALEKAALALKPDRFLVAYLPNITQVLELVRAAEAHPFRLERVLEVGWREWEVRLPVAHPRFQQVGHTAFLVALRRWKAS
- a CDS encoding DsbA family protein, coding for MKRLAVLLLGLGAAWAQIAAPLERFSPGPLPEGARIQTEARSGRLYAVRYEGPVNASLMGRILSAATGVPGHAQGFVAWYGKNQALLRRGPVELNVEGAFLLKLAVGAWAEMEVRPLLTEEALFGEDRHVLGEKGVVVRVFSDFQCPYCQRLAREVLPALKAMAREGRLRLAYRHFPLYEIHPEAVPAAVASECAAAQGAFWAYHDLLMAGSGWDYPALARRLGLDPKAFQACLEDPASRAPVEADRALAERLGLPGTPSVFVGPFRLPNPFDLERYRDYLALAEAL
- a CDS encoding cyclic-di-AMP receptor: MKLVIAIVQDTDAPGLTKALLERGFQSTKLASTGGFLREGNTTLLIGLEDEKVPEVLELIKEKCRTRTRLVSRGLPFAEAPDPFLAQPVEVQVGGAVVFVLPVEHFVKL